In Drosophila subpulchrella strain 33 F10 #4 breed RU33 chromosome 3R, RU_Dsub_v1.1 Primary Assembly, whole genome shotgun sequence, the following are encoded in one genomic region:
- the LOC119547698 gene encoding octopamine receptor beta-1R — protein sequence MTLLQRLQAMSASTTRTILEGSIDSIGGTKEPLAGRLPVLEESASHARYLKFIADGLIDEGLGIAVGSGSSIALSVEDVVAGQAQDVQAGEGSTDDADGSSHLALVFVKCFIIGFIILAAILGNMLVIVSVMRHRKLRIITNYFVVSLAVADMLVALCAMTFNASVMISGKWMFGSVMCDMWNSFDVYFSTASIMHLCCISVDRYYAIVQPLDYPLIMTQRRVFIMLLMVWLSPALLSFLPICSGWYTTTENYKYLKSNPHICEFKVNKAYAIVSSSMSFWIPGIVMLSMYYRIYQEADRQERLVYRSKVAALLLEKHLQISQIPKPRPSIQVEQSTISTMRRERKAARTLGIIMSAFLICWLPFFLWYIVSSLCDSCITPRLLVGILFWIGYFNSALNPIIYAYFNRDFRAAFKKTLKSLFPYAFYFCRRNRGRDDDRDLEFGGPSRRGTNGARAGSGSAELPNCINSTASSEIHMSVMRARQYAVNVTPTTDAQMQQLHPLYTN from the exons ATGACTCTTCTGCAGAGACTCCAGGCCATGTCGGCCAGCACAACCAGGACGATATTGGAGGGCAGCATCGATAGCATCGGTGGTACAAAGGAGCCGCTGGCGGGCAGACTGCCCGTGCTGGAGGAGTCCGCCTCGCATGCCCGTTATTTGAAATTCATCGCCGACGGGCTCATCGACGAGGGACTGGGCATTGCGGTGGGCAGCGGGAGCAGCATCGCCTTGTCCGTAGAAGATGTCGTCGCCGGACAGGCACAGGACGTCCAGGCGGGCGAGGGATCCACCGACGACGCCGACGGCAGCAGCCATCTGGCATTAGTCTTCGTCAAGTGTTTCATTATTGGTTTCATCATACTGGCCGCCATCCTGGGCAACATGCTGGTAATAGTGTCCGTCATGCGCCACCGGAAATTGCG CATCATTACCAACTACTTTGTGGTCTCGCTGGCCGTCGCCGACATGCTGGTGGCCCTCTGTGCGATGACATTTAATGCTTCCGTCATGATCTCGGGCAAGTGGATGTTCGGATCGGTGATGTGCGACATGTGGAACAGCTTCGACGTCTACTTCTCCACCGCCAGCATCATGCATCTCTGCTGCATCTCCGTGGACAG ATACTACGCCATCGTCCAGCCGCTGGACTATCCCTTAATCATGACGCAGCGGCGCGTGTTCATTATGCTCCTGATGGTGTGGCTTTCCCCAGCACTACTCTCGTTCCTGCCCATCTGCTCAGGGTGGTACACAACGACCGAGAACTACAAGTATCTCAAATCGAATCCGCAC ATATGCGAGTTCAAAGTGAACAAGGCGTACGCCATAGTCAGCTCGTCGATGAGCTTCTGGATTCCCGGCATCGTGATGCTATCGATGTACTACCGCATTTACCAGGAGGCCGACCGGCAGGAGCGCCTGGTCTACAG ATCCAAGGTGGCCGCCCTGCTGCTCGAGAAGCATCTGCAGATTAGCCAAATTCCCAAGCCGCGGCCGAGCATCCAGGTGGAGCAGTCGACCATCTCGACGATGCGGCGGGAGCGGAAGGCCGCCCGCACCCTGGGCATCATCATGAGCGCCTTCCTCATCTGCTGGCTGCCCTTCTTCCTCTG GTACATCGTATCCTCGCTGTGCGATAGCTGCATCACTCCGCGCCTCCTCGTTGGCATCCTGTTTTGGATCGGCTACTTCAACTCGGCCCTGAACCCCATTATTTATGCATACTTCAATCGCGACTTCAGGGCCGCCTTCAAGAAGACCCTCAAG AGCCTCTTTCCCTACGCCTTCTACTTCTGTCGACGCAACAGGGGGCGGGACGACGACCGGGATCTGGAGTTCGGCGGTCCCAGTCGGCGGGGAACCAATGGAGCCCGGGCCGGTTCCGGATCCGCTGAGCTGCCCAACTGCATCAACTCGACGGCCTCGTCGGAGATCCACATGAGCGTGATGCGGGCCCGCCAGTATGCCGTCAATGTCACCCCCACCACGGACGCCCAGATGCAACAGCTGCACCCCCTCTACACCAACTAG
- the LOC119547713 gene encoding UPF0676 protein C1494.01, producing the protein MIKTKSSDDKLDTLLSRSVVPIIDLAHCGIEEVPVKSVVNRVGHQLKKALSEKGMALLVNHGISDEKLKTAWDHLDDFVDLPPDVRQHYIRAEGDKHGYVSRGQQRFDGKAPELRHAFNISTLNAQNLPEEPLPGFADHISTLATDFKALASFILQALAVSLDIPHTFFLEKHSHMLSGDHDNMSSLRMLYYPPIVDDEPGQNDVIKGRCQYSYQRCLSNQPDFRPEHNPRDEDDLNEVDGPNGQLFEHKLGSGAVIQCPPHVDYGTFTLLSQDSEGGLEVRLPGSEKWNRVGHLPGSILVNCGEILNIWTQGRYPALQHRVIIPEQETIRARGRHSIAFFCHPDNITMISPTDLPNPDAAQDKACLKQRKKSFKAAKERVYNAYQLIQKKFRDTYSSNNHS; encoded by the exons ATGATAAAAACAAAGAGCAGCGACGACAAACTCGACACGCTCCTCTCGCGCAGCGTGGTTCCGATCATCGATCTCGCCCACTGTG GTATCGAGGAGGTGCCGGTCAAGTCGGTGGTCAACCGCGTGGGTCACCAGCTGAAGAAGGCCCTTTCCGAGAAGGGCATGGCACTGCTGGTCAACCATGGCATATCGGACGAGAAG CTCAAGACTGCCTGGGATCACCTGGATGACTTCGTGGACTTGCCACCCGATGTGAGGCAGCACTACATACGCGCCGAGGGCGACAAGCACGGCTACGTGAGTCGTGGTCAGCAGCGCTTCGATGGCAAGGCCCCGGAGCTCCGGCACGCCTTCAACATCAGCACACTGAACGCCCAGAATCTGCCCGAGGAGCCGCTGCCGGGATTCGCGGACCACATCAGCACCCTGGCCACGGACTTCAAGGCGCTGGCCAGCTTCATACTGCAGGCGCTGGCCGTCTCCCTGGACATTCCGCACACCTTCTTCCTCGAAAAGCACTCGCACATGCTGTCCGGCGACCATGACAACATGAGCTCCCTGCGCATGCTCTACTATCCGCCCATCGTGGACGACGAGCCCGGCCAGAACGACGTGATCAAGGGCCGCTGCCAGTACAGCTACCAGCGGTGTCTGTCCAACCAGCCGGACTTCCGGCCGGAGCACAATCCCCGCGACGAGGACGACCTCAACGAGGTGGACGGACCCAATGGCCAGCTGTTCGAGCACAAGCTGGGCAGCGGAGCAGTCATCCAGTGTCCACCCCACGTGGACTACGGCACCTTCACCCTGCTCTCCCAGGACTCGGAGGGCGGTCTGGAGGTGAGGCTGCCCGGCAGCGAGAAGTGGAACCGCGTGGGTCACCTGCCCGGATCCATTCTCGTCAACTGCGGCGAGATCTTGAACATCTGGACACAGGGGCGATATCCCGCACTG CAACACCGTGTGATTATACCCGAGCAGGAAACGATTCGGGCCCGTGGTCGGCACTCTATAGCGTTCTTCTGCCACCCGGACAATATAACCATGATATCGCCCACCGATCTGCCCAATCCAGATGCCGCCCAGGACAAGGCGTGTCTCAAGCAGCGCAAGAAGTCCTTCAAGGCGGCGAAAGAAAG AGTCTACAATGCATATCAGTTAATACAGAAAAAGTTTAGAGATACGTATAGCAGTAACAACCACTCATAA
- the LOC119563269 gene encoding UPF0676 protein C1494.01, with protein MINSKIREDKLETLVSRSAVPIIDLAHCGKSLVNRVGQQLHKAFTEKGIAFLVNHGIAEDKIKAVWDQFDNFLDLPAEVQDRYRRRDGVNYGYVSPGMERFDGSTPELRHTYNICKLDEQNIPREPLPELAEDITTLCNDLKAMSSFILKAMEVALEITPSFFINNHSQMLEGDDVNMSTLRMLYYPAIVDDEPGQSEGAIRCGAHVDYGTFTLLAQDSEGGLEVQLPGSEKWERVGHLPGAILINGGELLSIWTKQRYHALPHRVVIPEQDYIRTRGRHSIAYFCHPNNTTLISPNDILGEDNKQSEDKVYTAYELIQKKFNDTYGQRSQ; from the exons ATGATAAACAGCAAGATAAGAGAGGACAAGTTGGAAACGCTTGTTTCACGAAGCGCTGTGCCGATCATCGATCTCGCCCATTGCG GCAAGTCTCTTGTCAATCGGGTGGGTCAGCAACTGCATAAGGCTTTCACTGAAAAGGGAATTGCTTTCCTGGTTAACCATGGGATAGCAGAGGACAAG ATCAAAGCTGTGTGGGATCAATTTGACAACTTCTTGGATCTGCCAGCGGAGGTTCAGGATCGCTACAGGCGAAGGGATGGGGTTAATTATGGATATGTTAGTCCGGGAATGGAGCGATTTGATGGAAGCACTCCAGAACTCCGCCACACCTACAATATTTGCAAGCTGGATGAACAAAATATTCCAAGGGAGCCACTGCCGGAACTCGCAGAAGACATTACGACCCTGTGCAATGATTTGAAGGCCATGTCTTCGTTTATTCTGAAGGCCATGGAGGTGGCCCTGGAGATTACCCCGTCCTTCTTTATCAACAATCACTCACAGATGTTGGAGGGAGAtgatgtcaatatgagtacccTTAGGATGCTTTACTATCCGGCGATTGTGGACGATGAACCGGGTCAGAGTGAGGGTGCCATTCGTTGTGGCGCCCATGTGGACTACGGCACCTTTACCCTCCTCGCCCAGGACTCTGAAGGTGGCTTGGAGGTGCAACTGCCGGGCAGCGAGAAATGGGAACGAGTGGGCCATCTACCTGGAGCTATACTCATTAACGGCGGGGAACTACTGTCCATATGGACAAAGCAGCGTTACCATGCCCTG CCTCATCGCGTCGTTATACCCGAACAAGATTATATACGAACTCGCGGCAGACATTCCATTGCCTATTTTTGCCATCCCAATAATACGACCCTAATATCTCCCAACGATATCTTGGGTGAAGACAACAAACAGAGTGAAGACAA AGTATACACTGCCTATGAACTGATACAGAAAAAGTTTAATGACACCTACGGTCAGCGATCTCAATAA
- the LOC119563270 gene encoding 2-oxoglutarate-dependent dioxygenase htyE isoform X2 has product MESNIDTLLSRNAVSIIDLGSSIDNVAKNIRKALSEQGYALLINHEISNEKIKTSWEYFDRFVELPKEVKLSYERSKAPDAENHGYVSPGMERFDGRTPELRHAYNICKLQDAFLPEKELPGITNHINSLTDDFNALGRFILQALALSLDAPPSFFLDKHSYMLSDDRFNLTTLRMLYYPPVADEDHGNIIRCGAHADYCTFTLLAQDSEGGLEVKLRGSDKWERVGHLPGALFINCGETMAVWTDQLYHQHRVVVPDEVDSRQRGRHSIAFFCHPDNSTLIDPKELKIPVMGTATHEIYNAYDISMALAKGAYGHNYS; this is encoded by the exons ATGGAATCAAATATTGATACACTGCTGTCACGAAATGCAGTTTCTATTATAGATTTAGGGAGTAGCATTGATAATGTggctaaaaatataagaaaagcTTTGTCTGAACAGGGTTATGCTCTGCTGATAAACCATGAAATTTCCAATGAGAAG ATCAAGACGTCTTGGGAGTACTTCGATAGATTTGTTGAATTACCAAAAGAGGTTAAATTGTCCTATGAAAGAAGCAAAGCTCCGGATGCCGAAAATCACGGCTATGTGAGTCCGGGAATGGAGAGATTCGATGGCAGAACACCGGAACTACGTCATGCGTACAATATATGCAAGTTGCAGGATGCATTTTTACCCGAAAAGGAGCTGCCTGGAATTACCAACCACATTAACTCACTGACCGATGACTTCAATGCCTTGGGTAGATTTATTCTTCAGGCTTTGGCACTTTCACTGGATGCTCCTCCCTCGTTCTTTCTCGATAAACATTCTTATATGTTGTCCGACGACCGCTTCAATCTCACCACCCTGCGAATGCTCTACTATCCTCCGGTGGCTGATGAAGATCATGGCAATATAATCCGATGTGGAGCCCATGCCGACTATTGCACCTTCACCCTGCTGGCACAGGATTCGGAGGGTGGTTTGGAGGTCAAGCTGCGGGGCAGTGACAAATGGGAGCGAGTGGGTCATCTACCGGGAGCTCTCTTCATAAACTGCGGCGAAACCATGGCTGTGTGGACAGATCAGCTATATCAC CAACATCGAGTGGTTGTTCCCGATGAGGTGGATAGTCGCCAACGAGGCAGGCACTCCATAGCATTTTTTTGCCATCCTGATAACTCCACACTGATCGACCCTAAAGAGTTAAAAATTCCAGTTATGGGGACCGCCACACATGA GATATACAACGCTTATGATATATCTATGGCTTTGGCAAAAGGCGCATATGGTCATAATTATTCTTAA
- the LOC119563270 gene encoding 2-oxoglutarate-dependent dioxygenase htyE isoform X1: MESNIDTLLSRNAVSIIDLGSSIDNVAKNIRKALSEQGYALLINHEISNEKIKTSWEYFDRFVELPKEVKLSYERSKAPDAENHGYVSPGMERFDGRTPELRHAYNICKLQDAFLPEKELPGITNHINSLTDDFNALGRFILQALALSLDAPPSFFLDKHSYMLSDDRFNLTTLRMLYYPPVADEDHGNIIRCGAHADYCTFTLLAQDSEGGLEVKLRGSDKWERVGHLPGALFINCGETMAVWTDQLYHVQHRVVVPDEVDSRQRGRHSIAFFCHPDNSTLIDPKELKIPVMGTATHEIYNAYDISMALAKGAYGHNYS; encoded by the exons ATGGAATCAAATATTGATACACTGCTGTCACGAAATGCAGTTTCTATTATAGATTTAGGGAGTAGCATTGATAATGTggctaaaaatataagaaaagcTTTGTCTGAACAGGGTTATGCTCTGCTGATAAACCATGAAATTTCCAATGAGAAG ATCAAGACGTCTTGGGAGTACTTCGATAGATTTGTTGAATTACCAAAAGAGGTTAAATTGTCCTATGAAAGAAGCAAAGCTCCGGATGCCGAAAATCACGGCTATGTGAGTCCGGGAATGGAGAGATTCGATGGCAGAACACCGGAACTACGTCATGCGTACAATATATGCAAGTTGCAGGATGCATTTTTACCCGAAAAGGAGCTGCCTGGAATTACCAACCACATTAACTCACTGACCGATGACTTCAATGCCTTGGGTAGATTTATTCTTCAGGCTTTGGCACTTTCACTGGATGCTCCTCCCTCGTTCTTTCTCGATAAACATTCTTATATGTTGTCCGACGACCGCTTCAATCTCACCACCCTGCGAATGCTCTACTATCCTCCGGTGGCTGATGAAGATCATGGCAATATAATCCGATGTGGAGCCCATGCCGACTATTGCACCTTCACCCTGCTGGCACAGGATTCGGAGGGTGGTTTGGAGGTCAAGCTGCGGGGCAGTGACAAATGGGAGCGAGTGGGTCATCTACCGGGAGCTCTCTTCATAAACTGCGGCGAAACCATGGCTGTGTGGACAGATCAGCTATATCACGTG CAACATCGAGTGGTTGTTCCCGATGAGGTGGATAGTCGCCAACGAGGCAGGCACTCCATAGCATTTTTTTGCCATCCTGATAACTCCACACTGATCGACCCTAAAGAGTTAAAAATTCCAGTTATGGGGACCGCCACACATGA GATATACAACGCTTATGATATATCTATGGCTTTGGCAAAAGGCGCATATGGTCATAATTATTCTTAA
- the LOC119563380 gene encoding elongation of very long chain fatty acids protein AAEL008004: MSVTLNETNTIVDRMVNFFVEHEDLRTKSWFLSNAPGPLFMILGAYLYFCLYAGPRYMRDRKPFELKNTMLVYNAVQVLLSWVLFYEGYKGGWGGHYNFKCQPVTYESDPISMRMARAVWLYYIAKITELLDTVFFVLRKKQRQISFLHLYHHTLMPVCAFIGVKYFAGGHGTLLGFINSFIHIIMYAYYLLSAMGPAVQKYLWWKKYITILQIVQFLIIFVHTLQIQFQPNCNFPKSIAALLTFNAGLFTYMFSAFYVANYKKEAAAQAKLAAKKE; encoded by the exons ATGTCGGTCACTCTGAACGAGACGAACACCATTGTTGATCGGATGGTCAATTTCTTCGTGGAGCACGAGGATCTGCGGACCAAG AGCTGGTTCCTCTCGAATGCCCCCGGACCGCTGTTCATGATCCTGGGAGCTTACCTGTACTTCTGCCTGTACGCCGGACCCCGTTACATGCGCGATCGCAAGCCCTTCGAGCTGAAGAACACCATGCTGGTCTACAATGCGGTCCAGGTGCTCCTCAGTTGGGTGCTCTTCTACGAGGGCTACAAGGGCGGCTGGGGCGGTCACTACAACTTCAAGTGCCAGCCGGTGACCTACGAGTCGGATCCGATATCCATGAGG ATGGCTCGTGCCGTGTGGCTGTACTACATTGCCAAGATCACCGAGCTGCTGGACACCGTGTTCTTTGTGCTGCGCAAGAAGCAGCGCCAGATCTCGTTCCTCCACCTGTACCACCACACCCTGATGCCCGTGTGCGCCTTCATTGGAGTCAAGTACTTTGCCGGCGGACATGGCACCCTGCTGGGCTTCATCAACTCCTTCATCCACATCATTATGTATGCCTACTACCTGCTCTCCGCTATGGGACCCGCGGTGCAGAAGTACCTCTGGTGGAAGAAGTACATCACCATCCTGCAGATT GTCCAATTCCTGATCATCTTCGTGCACACGCTGCAGATCCAATTCCAGCCCAACTGCAACTTCCCCAAGTCCATTGCCGCCCTCTTGACCTTCAATGCCGGCCTCTTCACCTACATGTTCAGTGCCTTCTACGTGGCCAACTACAAGAAGGAGGCGGCTGCCCAGGCCAAACTGGCGGCGAAAAAGGAGTAG